The genomic DNA CGGCCTTAAAGCATGGATCCCTGTTCTACCCATGATGGGATTGTAGGTAGAGGCTGCCTTGACAACCTGAAAGTTCAATATCTGCGTGGCCTCCCTGGGCTCTTCCCTGATAGTTACAGGAAGTTGTATTGCTCCTTCAAATTTCCATTCCACATGGTTAAACCCGTAGATGGGTGCGTCGGATGgagttaattgagaatcattgtagcACATCCTTATGAATGTGTCATGGAACAGAATGTTCACAGAAACTCCATTGTCCATTAGGACCCTCATAATATGATAATTTCCAATTATCGGAGTGATAACCAGAGGATCATCCTAAGGAAATTTTAAACCTTCAAGGTTTGGGTCACCAAATTCAAGCGTCATCTCTAACTTAGAACGCTTAGATGGCTCTCCAAATATGCTCATTACTTCTCTTGCATAAGCTTTTCGGGAGTTCCTTGCAGTACCAGCTGTTGTAGGTCCTCCTGAGATCATATTGATTCCTGGCCCTCGGGGCTGTGGGTTGTGATCTCTGTCGTTACCCCTCTGATCATCATCTCTTcgatcattatctctcttttggcCTTCGACCTCTTCACCCTTAGTGAAACATCCACACTTTCCCCTTCGAATCATatactcaatctcatccttgagttgCCTATAATCGTCAGTATCATGACCGACATCTTTGTGAAACTGGCAGTATCGACTCATGTTTCTTTTATCGGGGTCCCCCCTTAGTGGCTTTGGCCATTTGAACTCTttgtccttctcaatttccataaggatttggctccttggaACGTTCAACCTCGCATACTCATCAAACCTTGGTTGCTGATTCTTCTTAAAAGAGGAGGAGTCAGAGCTTTTGCCAATTCGTGGATACTTATCCTTAGTGTCGTACTCCTGATTTGTCTTCCTTTTCTTGTTTCCAGTAGGTTCATTATTCACAGTTGTCTTCTTCATACTctcctccaccttgatatactttctGGCTCTATCCTGGAGCTGCATTATACTTTCGGGAGGGCGCTTAGTCAGGGACATATTAAAGAACTCGTCTCTAGTCCCTAGCTCTAGGGCTATCATAGCTACTTTATCATCAAGATCAGGGACCTTCAAAGCCTCCTTCGTAAATCGATTCAGATATTCTCTCAGAgactcctttgctccttggaTTATGCCCATGAGAGAGGCTAAACTCTTCTCGTTCACTCTGCCACTTACGAATTGCTTGATAAAAGCTTGACTCAAGTCCTTaaaggatccaatagagtttgggggcagacGATTGTACgacctttgagccatacccaaTAGGGTCagagggaaggcccgacacttaataacTCATTCACGGGTTGTAGCAACAGGGCGTTAGAGAACATCCTAACATGATTAGTAGGGTCGCCAGTACCATCTTATGCTTTGATgatgggcatcttgaacttccttgagatgtgagCATTCAATATCTCATCAGTTaatggtgggtttggatcatcaggTTCTCCTAGGGGCATAAGATCACTTAGATCAGCCCTTAGGGAAACtgcccttcttggtattggaccatccagaTCTATGATTGGGGGAGGACCTCTCCGTCTTGGAGCAAGTTGGGGTCTTGAAGTCAGTTGTGTCTCCAGGACACGCTTCAGCCTTTAAATCTCAGCTttgtgagccctgatcctctcttgaaaatcttggggattcgtcccttgagtgcTCCTAGAGCTTTGTTCAgtatcagccatcggctctttgccagcacgtctccttcttggagtAACATCATCATCCGATGACtcggagtctctttcagtatAAGGTCCAGAGAATCCTTGATCCTCCAGAATATGAGGCAAGCCACGTATGTATTGGGGCATCctcccttgtgcttcactcctatTAGAGTGTCCACTCCCTCCAACTTCGGGGTGTAGAAGCATCCCGTAAGGGAGGTTAGTAGTCACAATTGTCGAGTACTCATACCTAAGAGGTTGagagttcacaggtgcatgtagcttCTGAAGTTGGGGGTTCGTCCTTTCAAGAGcctggggattcgtcccttgtggatGAGCCTCAGTTGCCCCTACCAGGGTTCCTCCTCGATTGGAGGCATAAGTTGAGTCTGGTGGTACTTCCACCACTGATGCGATTGTTCACGGTGGAACAGGAGTGTCTGTCCCACTATTGTTTCTGCTCCttgtgttcaccatggttgttgtagtTTTCCCACAGAaggcgccaaatgttgtggaaCAAAAACCTGAGTGcgttagtatttaatgctaggcTTGGTGAGTTTCGAcctttaatggttgctcttgtgctcgggactatcggtccttgcaagatgcctacgtatcactacgttgtagagaatcaagccaaaaacgtagttctaggttgaggggtagagccctttatatagaggtgattCTAGGGTTAGACTTTtattgggagacttggtggacaagtctccaacttagatggtgcTTAGGAGTCATATTGAGGAAGGAGCTCCAgaaccttctgtgtaggactttgagtccgtttagaacacatgtctctgctctttcagccgtattgggcctagttcGTGAACAGcttgtgttcgtggaccttgacgacctcaaCTAGTGGGCCTTATCTACATGGGCTGTCTTGAGTCTGCTATGAGTTCAGACCAGACAGGTCTGTACTAGACTTTTagacaagaagcccaagtgtaattaatgcgatatttaatgtgtctttaggatgtattttctatccatatcactaacaaaaccctaaaaatcctattcctatcttatgtgatcttcctatcctatcttaatcctagtgttcttgtttcagggaccaaaacctacagctctgatgccaaatgtcacgccctccaaattcggggtctagatctgggggttacttTCCAATTTCCAACATAATATAAAAATGTACAATAATTATATAACCATATATAACCCCTTCATATTCTATCGAGGATCTTTAAAGTTAAGGTATGAAGACAAGAACAAACACTACATTTATTACAAAACCAAATTAAAAGTCTTATAAAgttctctttattacaaaccaactatctaaacatgttttaaactaaattccttttattcaaacacttactacatctatctacactacacctacTCAGGAAGTTCAAAGCTCTCTTCTTGAATCGAGATTACCACCCTTAGTAACAGAGGGTCTCGCCttttgactcgcttctttaccactcgggTACGAATGGGTTTCATTTCTGCCTTAAATGAAAAACAAAGTGAGTAACAACAAAAgggtgagccataattgctcaacaagtccataatATGTATATAGTATCATAAGAAAGCTAAGTGAATCTAATATGAATTAGTAAATCAGATTCTATATATCTATATGTCTCTGTACAAGATAAAGGAGGCCGCTATCGGCGATTATAAATAAACTAGACTGTACACAAGTTCAACATTCACACCCAGATCCTGTTGATCAGTCaagatatagtgcagatctataccaaCCTGTATAAATCCATTCAGGTACCCAGGCCCTATGGCCCAATAACAGGGATTCGGTTAGTTCCCGACCCATAGGGTTTAGTTCATcactggccctcatcgtaaccatccagtccacgGAGGAGCATCCAGAataatcggtatactttgatgtatcccaatattAAGATGTATCGGGATATAGATAGTGTATAatatattggaatatgaatagagtattcatGGTATCAAGAGTAATCAGGAATTAAAATAAAGTGTGATCAACAGAACAATATTTGTgtatcagtgtatatgaataggGACTATCGATACTCATTGAATCACGAATTTGGATAAGATAAAATAATTCACTATTTTGGGTTTAGAGTAGGGGAACAACTTGCCTGATACGTGATCTACCTCAGGTATATCCCAATTCTCTAATGTCGACTTGACATGCCTTGATGAATTCGTATATATTTATACCTCATTTGTATATCAATCCAAATCCTTATAGCCCTTATTGCCTACCCGTACGATTATAACTGACGTATAATATTATCTAGCAATTAGACTCGACTGACAACATGAATCACATATCATATAAGTCGGATAGTCACTTTAAGCTTTAAAacatttttagaattgaaatcgaaTCAGCATTCGCATTATCGAACAATATCTGATTTGTttcctaatttttggaatttattaGACTCGTCTTTCTAATTATTAGGGTCcataaataaatatcgaaagctGACTCGTTTTCAgaagaaattaagatttaaaactatttttagcggaaacagatcatttttctgagtctaagggctttcgtttcgtttaaaacggataaacggttcaattatcaaaaaataaataacaataatcaattataattcaaaataaatatttattcaaaataattggacctcaaatatatttttaaataattatttagggaaaatctgaattaaaaataatttttccataacttttggaattaaaatgaatttaaaatgtattattcaaaataaactgattaattatcaaataattaatcaatttgaataaataataaataaataatttcgaaatttggaaaatattttagatttatttataaaataaatcaattaattaattaaattaattaatcaatttatttaaataaaataaaactgatttttagaatttataaaaataaaaccgAGAAACAATTTTCACAAATGGAATTTGGGTTTgaatggatcaaaaccgggttttagaaacgggtcaaacgggtcacaacccgggtcatgaagaacatgaccggaagTTGCCCAGAATATGGAGACCGGCCAAGATTCCGGCAACCTCGATTCAGGCCAAAATCAGTACCGTTTGTACTGATTTTTGCGGGGTTTGAGTCATAATCAACATCTCAAACACAAATCAACCGTTAATTGACCACAACAACCCCTGGAACTCCATCTCTGATCAAAAGTCAAAATATTCTGACCAAACTTCGAAATCACAGATGTGTACATGAAATTACACATTATatatctcaattcaaagcttataaCCTGTACAATAAAACCCTAACACTTAACTAACCTCAGATTACTCTAAATCAAGAACGAACTAATCAAAAAttgggtataaaccctaataattgAATTCACATAAATAGGTGTCGTTTGATGAAATTGATAGCATAAATCGAATGTACACATTcaaacaaagctatatcaatcatcaaatcagtCTAATAACCCTAAAATTAAAAAGCCCTAATTCCTTCAAGAACCCtagaaattgaaataaaaaatttacgaattaaaacttgaaattgatgTTATAAACTGAAAGAACAAATCAAGAGCTTCATTTTGAGTACTTAAATGATATCAATTGATGATCATAGTCGATCGAAATCACAGCTTGAATTTCTGACCCGAATTCGAAACCCTAACCCGAAAACAgagaatttttctgatttttctgaatttttaatgattcaattataattaattaataaaaattaggctatttatagttgtaaaataatactcctaattaaaattaaggccctaattatatctcttaataaaattaattggcccttaattaataatttttgggtaataattttaaaatttttaatatcaaataaatataaaatatatgccaaaatttcccaaaaattgtgaataatttaaATATACAAAGAAATGAAATAATTGAAAGTCCCATGACTCTATAAAAATAGAAGTATGATTTTTGTGGAGTTTTTAGCACTCGTAGGGgaccggaaaaatcatttttcacgaAACGAGAAATTTTCTAAATTAATTGTATGTTTAGAATATCAATATGGTATAAGCCATACTAGGCAAAATAAGGCCAAATTTTTTatatgaaatatcagctattaaaacgaAGATTGGTCTGTATATTTTTTGATATAAAAGCATTTAACTTGCAATAAAATACCCgataaatacccgaaaaataccctAGACTTCACGGaacacatatagcacataacagcTACTATTTTATGACTAATCACACATAATAATATAACAAAACACATAATACACCTTTATTATGATGTTAAACCGTATTAATTTCTCAGTCATTACTTGTTATGTCTTCAAAGTCTGCGAAACCACTTTGAGGTGTAGGTTCTTGCGGGATTGGATCAGTGGTTGTGGTAGCTGATGCATTCCTTTG from Apium graveolens cultivar Ventura chromosome 5, ASM990537v1, whole genome shotgun sequence includes the following:
- the LOC141660985 gene encoding uncharacterized protein LOC141660985, producing MAQRSYNRLPPNSIGSFKDLSQAFIKQFVSGRVNEKSLASLMGIIQGAKESLREYLNRFTKEALKVPDLDDKVAMIALELGTRDEFFNMSLTKRPPESIMQLQDRARKYIKVEESMKKTTVNNEPTGNKKRKTNQEYDTKDKYPRIGKSSDSSSFKKNQQPRFDEYARLNVPRSQILMEIEKDKEFKWPKPLRGDPDKRNMSRYCQFHKDVGHDTDDYRQLKDEIEYMIRRGKCGCFTKGEEVEGQKRDNDRRDDDQRGNDRDHNPQPRGPGINMISGGPTTAGTARNSRKAYAREVMSIFGEPSKRSKLEMTLEFGDPNLEGLKFP